DNA sequence from the Entomomonas asaccharolytica genome:
TGGTACGGTAATGGTAGAAAAAAAGAGGCAGGACGTTATCGTCAAGATGAGCGCGTAGAACGTTGGAGCTATTGGGACGATACGGGTAAATTAGTCAAAGATGTAATTAAAGAAACAGCTAATTAGAATACCCAGACAATGAAAGTATTGTTTAGTAGTTACTGAAAATTTTAAATAGAATAATTAATAATAAAAGCCTTACACAATTTATACCCAAATCACCTAATTAAACTAAGTAAGTTTACCTATCATTTTCTAGCAATTATTTTTTTCAAAAAGATATATGCTTTAATAAACCGAGTTTACAATGATATGATAGTTATCTCCTTTTAATTGATAAAAGGGTGTTTTTACCTTTAACGATAGATCTTTGGAATAACAACTAAATGCGATTTCCCCGTTGGTTAAGAAGGTGGTTCAGACGAATAGCTAGAGTTGTTATTGTTATCGTTATAACTCTTTTAATCATTCGTATATATGATACCCAAAGGGGCGCTCCAATAGAGCTATGGCATACAGCAGTCCCTCATGAGTTAACGGCTAAACAAATTGATAGAACAGATTGGCAGGGCTATTTAACAGCAGAACAACAAGTATTTGATGAAGTTAAAAAGAAAGTAACTGATAAAATGCATAATGATGGGCGATATGTATTAAATCGTTATGCGCTGAGTAGTTCGATTTATCCTGAGCATTTTAAACAGAATTGGAATCGCTCCTTTTTGTTAAAACCTGAAGGGAAACCAAATGGCGCAGTAGCACTATTGCATGGTTTAACAGACTCTCCTTATAGTTTAAGAAATATAGCGTTCCATTATCAACAACGAGGATTTGTGGTAGTTGCTATTCGAATGCCTGCACATGGAACAGTTCCAGCCGCTTTAACAGAAGTGCATTGGGAAGATTGGCTAGCAGCTACACGTTTAGCTGTTAGGGAGGCTCAAAGTTATATTGAACCCTCTCAACCTTTACACATCGTAGGTTACTCTAATGGTGGTGCATTAGCACTTATCTATACTTTGGATGCCCTTGATAATCATCAGTTAGCAAAACCTGATCAAGTTATTTTAATATCGCCAATGATTGGTGTAACGAGTTTTGCTCGTTTTGCAGGTTTAGCAGGATTGCCTTCAATATTTCCTCCCTTTGCTAAAGCAGCATGGATAGATCTGGTGGCTGAGTATAACCCTTTTAAATATAATTCTTTTCCTGTAAATGGCGCACGTCAATCTTATGAGTTAACAACGGCTCTACAAAAGCGTTTATTAAGTGTTGGTGAAGAGAAGATAGCGCAATTGCCACCCATATTAACCTTTCAGTCGGTGGTGGATAGTACCGTTACTACGCATTCGGTTATCACTCTTTATGGTTTATTGACAAATACCCATCATGAGTTGGTGTTATTTGATGTGAATAAAACAGTTAAATTTGGGCCATTATTAAAAGACAAAGCCTACAATGCTGTTACTGAACTATTGCCTAATCCGCCAAGGATATACCAAACTACTGTTATTACAAATAAGTCACCTAATAGTAATCAAGCAGTGGCTAAGATTACTAAGCCATTACAAATAGCACAGCAGATTTATGATTTAGGTTTAGAATATCCAGCAGATATTTATTCGCTTTCCCATATCGCTTTACCTTTCCCAGAAACTGATTCGCTCTATGGACAATATCCAGAGAATAAGGGCGAGTTTGGTATTAGTATTGGTGCATTGGCAATTCGCGGGGAAAGAGGAGTGCTTGTAACAAGTTTAGATAATTTATTACGGGCTTCTGCTAATCCTTTTTACCCTTATTTATTAGAGCAAATAGATAATAAGATTGATATTTCATTGCAAAAAAAACAGCAATAATGGCAATTTAATTGTAAAATTATTATTCTTTACTTGTTGTTGTATACAATCATCGTTACCATTGCGCCTTATTTTTTATTAAGCCTTATTCCTATAAATGCGTGTTGCTGATTTTAACTTTGAATTACCAGATAATTTAATTGCTCGTTATCCTTTGCAAAACAGGACGGCTAGCCGTTTGCTTGTGCTTGATGGCTTATCAGGTAAGATTGAGCATAAGCATTTTGCTGACTTATTAAGTTATCTTAATGCTGGCGATTTAATGGTGTT
Encoded proteins:
- a CDS encoding alpha/beta hydrolase, whose product is MRFPRWLRRWFRRIARVVIVIVITLLIIRIYDTQRGAPIELWHTAVPHELTAKQIDRTDWQGYLTAEQQVFDEVKKKVTDKMHNDGRYVLNRYALSSSIYPEHFKQNWNRSFLLKPEGKPNGAVALLHGLTDSPYSLRNIAFHYQQRGFVVVAIRMPAHGTVPAALTEVHWEDWLAATRLAVREAQSYIEPSQPLHIVGYSNGGALALIYTLDALDNHQLAKPDQVILISPMIGVTSFARFAGLAGLPSIFPPFAKAAWIDLVAEYNPFKYNSFPVNGARQSYELTTALQKRLLSVGEEKIAQLPPILTFQSVVDSTVTTHSVITLYGLLTNTHHELVLFDVNKTVKFGPLLKDKAYNAVTELLPNPPRIYQTTVITNKSPNSNQAVAKITKPLQIAQQIYDLGLEYPADIYSLSHIALPFPETDSLYGQYPENKGEFGISIGALAIRGERGVLVTSLDNLLRASANPFYPYLLEQIDNKIDISLQKKQQ